One genomic window of Psychrobacillus sp. INOP01 includes the following:
- a CDS encoding sigma-54-dependent Fis family transcriptional regulator — MILLSSISKVIQAFSGLLQVDIACFDKNGRIIAATEDYITLKGMKVHVPFFDKIYGNHITLLHQPGDMNMCEGCHFFNKCPSKAELIQDMMFNGEKFGYLSFVSLSSHNKSVLIEQKDFYTEWLTRLKDIIISILRDSNEFKSNLSPVYSSGNYIFGDSNAFKYITKLVKKMRNSTSTVLITGETGTGKSMLAKYIHENSTVSDGPLVEINCASIPESLFESELFGYESGAFTNARKGGKKGYFESADNGTLFLDEIAEIPIHLQSKLLKVLQDGIIQRVGGTSVKKVNARIIAATNQPLEKSIQEKKFRSDLFYRLNVIPINIPPLRERLLDLPLLVEEMMENLKHRSGKYFNSYTSGFMEALSSYHWSGNLRELENVIEYSMNFENDSTLTEASLPPYLSDNYNLNLSLCKNIELVGMEREIIIQKLNLYGNSYNGKQMVAKDLGISVRTLYRKLDKLKIES; from the coding sequence ATGATTTTATTAAGTTCTATTTCGAAAGTAATTCAAGCTTTTTCAGGACTTTTGCAAGTCGATATTGCCTGTTTTGATAAAAATGGACGTATAATAGCCGCAACCGAGGATTATATAACACTTAAGGGTATGAAGGTCCATGTTCCTTTTTTTGATAAAATATATGGAAATCACATTACTCTACTTCACCAACCTGGAGATATGAATATGTGTGAGGGTTGTCATTTTTTTAATAAATGTCCATCAAAAGCGGAACTCATTCAAGATATGATGTTTAATGGGGAAAAGTTTGGATATCTTTCTTTTGTTAGTCTATCCAGTCATAATAAAAGTGTTTTAATTGAACAAAAAGATTTCTACACAGAGTGGTTAACCCGTTTAAAAGATATTATCATTTCAATTTTAAGGGATTCAAATGAATTCAAAAGTAATCTTTCACCTGTTTATTCTTCCGGAAACTACATTTTCGGAGATAGTAATGCGTTTAAATATATTACTAAATTGGTCAAAAAAATGCGTAATAGTACATCAACAGTTCTTATTACCGGAGAGACGGGGACTGGCAAAAGTATGCTCGCAAAATACATTCATGAAAATAGCACAGTGAGTGATGGTCCACTAGTAGAAATTAACTGCGCAAGTATTCCTGAGAGTTTATTTGAAAGTGAATTATTTGGATATGAAAGTGGTGCGTTTACTAACGCTAGGAAGGGTGGAAAAAAAGGTTATTTTGAATCCGCAGATAACGGCACGTTATTCTTAGATGAAATTGCGGAGATTCCAATTCACTTGCAATCGAAGCTATTAAAGGTTTTACAAGATGGGATAATCCAACGGGTTGGCGGAACTAGTGTTAAAAAGGTAAATGCTAGAATAATAGCTGCTACAAACCAACCACTGGAAAAATCTATACAAGAAAAGAAGTTCCGGTCAGACCTATTTTATCGTTTAAATGTAATCCCTATTAATATCCCCCCTTTAAGAGAAAGGCTACTTGATTTACCTTTACTTGTAGAAGAAATGATGGAAAACTTAAAACATCGATCTGGTAAGTATTTCAACTCTTATACAAGTGGATTTATGGAAGCCCTTTCTTCTTATCACTGGTCAGGTAATTTGAGAGAACTTGAAAACGTTATTGAATATAGTATGAATTTTGAAAATGACAGTACTTTAACTGAAGCGTCTCTTCCCCCTTACTTATCAGACAATTACAATTTAAATCTGAGTTTATGCAAGAACATAGAATTAGTAGGAATGGAGAGAGAAATTATCATTCAAAAACTCAATCTCTACGGGAACAGTTACAATGGCAAACAAATGGTAGCTAAAGACTTAGGAATTAGTGTTAGAACGCTTTATCGAAAGTTGGATAAGCTAAAAATAGAGTCTTGA
- a CDS encoding UvrD-helicase domain-containing protein: MSTIYEEEFKRLQEVLSTLDDRIHKLESIPVYHGDNYTEQVLESMRELNRQNLRIGVQEPYFGRLDFREDGHLEPNSLYIGKVGVSDEEAKKPIVIDWRAPVASMFYSFNGGEELAFYQSPDGLVEGEVYLKRNIAIRKRELERVVDTYVKGSEDVSLTDEFLLYRLGENKDNKLKDIVSTIQSEQNEIIRAVKNMPLLIQGVAGSGKTTVALHRLAFLIYEYREQLQADRMIIFAPNSLFLDYISGVLPELGVGNIKQTTFPEWALRLLDNAVKLKQPEEKLKEAFSINRDNNKVMQGKLKGSIKFKSFIERSLIQFEENLVPTTNLELWDQAVITVDEIKKWLLVEYKHYPLTKRRERLVARIKRWIEIELKKIEGTNEKKLLKKEANIRLNAYMKFWPKISALSFYKSLMKRKEIVELLPEALVRETEKNCQKKEVNVEDLAPLLYIHHQLTGIEGKQKFHHVVIDEAQDFSPFQIYVLKEITLGNSFTILGDLSQAIYNYQGIEDWNDFKELFQQTGYYELTRSYRSTKEIIEFANEVIKHAEVPVGLATPVFRSGEKVKVIATDDQITEIVKVLQDLRKGNLKTIAIIGRTDAECRSIHEKLLTAGINANVIEANQSKYAGGISVVPVYLAKGLEFDAVLLIDVDASHYKDSKYDAKLLYVGCTRSLHDLRIFYSGEASPLIQGIPEEFYESK, translated from the coding sequence ATGAGCACTATATATGAAGAGGAATTTAAGAGATTGCAAGAGGTTTTATCTACACTGGATGACCGAATACACAAGCTAGAAAGTATTCCGGTCTATCATGGAGATAACTATACCGAGCAAGTACTTGAAAGTATGAGGGAGTTAAATCGGCAAAACTTACGAATTGGTGTACAAGAGCCATACTTTGGTCGGTTAGATTTTAGGGAGGATGGCCATTTAGAGCCAAATTCTTTATATATTGGGAAAGTCGGTGTATCTGATGAGGAAGCGAAGAAACCAATAGTTATTGATTGGCGTGCACCAGTTGCGAGTATGTTTTATTCCTTCAATGGTGGAGAAGAACTGGCTTTTTATCAATCGCCTGATGGATTGGTAGAAGGAGAAGTCTATTTAAAAAGAAACATAGCCATTCGTAAAAGAGAACTAGAGCGTGTGGTTGATACGTATGTAAAGGGAAGTGAAGATGTATCCCTGACAGACGAATTTCTCTTATACCGATTAGGTGAAAATAAAGATAATAAATTAAAAGATATCGTTTCAACGATACAATCTGAGCAAAATGAAATTATCCGAGCTGTGAAAAATATGCCATTATTGATCCAAGGGGTTGCAGGGAGTGGGAAAACAACTGTCGCTTTACATCGCCTTGCTTTTTTAATTTATGAATATCGTGAACAGCTACAAGCAGATAGAATGATCATTTTCGCTCCAAACAGTTTGTTTTTAGACTATATTTCTGGTGTACTTCCTGAACTGGGAGTAGGTAATATTAAACAAACTACTTTTCCAGAGTGGGCGTTACGTCTCTTAGATAATGCGGTGAAATTAAAACAACCAGAAGAAAAGTTGAAAGAAGCTTTTTCAATTAATCGTGACAATAATAAAGTTATGCAGGGTAAATTAAAAGGGTCAATCAAGTTTAAGTCATTTATTGAAAGAAGTCTCATTCAATTTGAAGAAAATCTAGTACCAACAACTAATTTAGAACTATGGGATCAAGCTGTGATAACAGTAGATGAAATTAAGAAGTGGTTATTGGTTGAATATAAGCATTATCCATTAACAAAGCGCAGGGAACGATTAGTTGCACGAATCAAGCGTTGGATAGAAATAGAACTTAAAAAGATCGAAGGAACCAATGAGAAAAAGCTATTGAAAAAAGAGGCTAATATAAGATTAAATGCATATATGAAGTTTTGGCCGAAAATAAGCGCTTTATCATTTTATAAATCTTTGATGAAACGAAAAGAAATAGTAGAACTATTGCCAGAAGCGCTTGTACGAGAAACAGAAAAGAATTGCCAAAAGAAAGAAGTAAATGTAGAAGATTTAGCGCCACTCCTATATATTCATCATCAATTAACGGGAATAGAAGGCAAGCAAAAATTTCATCATGTTGTCATCGATGAAGCACAAGACTTTTCACCATTTCAAATTTATGTTTTAAAAGAGATTACACTGGGAAATTCTTTTACCATTTTGGGCGATTTATCTCAGGCAATTTATAATTATCAAGGTATTGAGGACTGGAATGACTTTAAAGAATTGTTTCAACAAACGGGTTATTATGAACTGACGAGAAGCTATCGTTCTACAAAGGAAATTATCGAATTTGCAAATGAGGTCATTAAGCATGCTGAAGTTCCAGTAGGTCTTGCAACACCAGTTTTTCGTAGTGGTGAAAAAGTGAAAGTGATTGCTACGGATGATCAAATTACCGAAATCGTTAAAGTATTACAAGATTTACGAAAAGGAAATCTCAAGACGATTGCGATTATAGGTAGAACAGATGCTGAATGCCGTTCGATACATGAAAAGTTACTAACTGCAGGGATTAATGCGAATGTCATTGAAGCAAATCAAAGTAAATATGCAGGTGGTATATCAGTGGTACCGGTGTATTTAGCTAAAGGTTTGGAATTTGATGCAGTGCTACTTATCGATGTGGACGCAAGTCACTATAAAGATTCAAAGTATGATGCCAAATTATTATATGTAGGCTGCACGAGGTCTCTCCACGATTTACGTATTTTCTATTCTGGTGAAGCATCACCATTAATTCAAGGAATTCCAGAAGAATTTTATGAAAGTAAATAA